The sequence GCGAGCTGTGCAGGCGCTACGGCATCAGCCGCAAGACGGCCTACAAGTGGGTTGAGCGTTACCGCCAACTGGGCATGGATGGATTGCAAGAACGCAGTCGCAGGCCCCACGGGAACAATCAGGCGATCAGCTATGCACAGCGCCGGGCCATCATTGAGCTGCGCACGCAGCAAAGGTCACAGATGGGGCCCAAGAAGCTGCACGCCTTGCTCCTGCAGCGTTGGGGCCCACAGGAGACACCCAGCAAAACCACCATCTACAACGTACTGAAGGCTGAGGGGCTTGTTTGCAGCAGGCGTGTACGCAGACGCTCGGTGCCTACGGCCCAGCCCTTGCGGACGAGCAAGCAGCCCAATGGGGTGTGGAGTGCAGACTACAAAGGCCAGTTCAAGACGGCCGATGGTCACTGGTGCTATCCATTGACCATCATGGACCACGCCAGCCGCTATTTGCTGGCCGTGCACGTCTACGACAGCCCCAACTACGAGGATGCCAAACGCAGCTTCGAACAGGTGTTTCGGCAATACGGACTGCCCGAGCGCATACGCAGTGACAACGGTCCGCCGTTCGCGACTACTGGCGTGGCGGGCCTGTCACGCCTGGCGATATGGTGGATAAGGCTGGGCATCAGGCCGGAGCGCATCGAGAGGGGCAAGCCACAGCAAAACGGTCGCCACGAGCGGATGCACCGCACGCTCAAGCA comes from Desulfovibrio sp. UIB00 and encodes:
- a CDS encoding IS481 family transposase encodes the protein MDEKLLFIADHLRGGAPLSELCRRYGISRKTAYKWVERYRQLGMDGLQERSRRPHGNNQAISYAQRRAIIELRTQQRSQMGPKKLHALLLQRWGPQETPSKTTIYNVLKAEGLVCSRRVRRRSVPTAQPLRTSKQPNGVWSADYKGQFKTADGHWCYPLTIMDHASRYLLAVHVYDSPNYEDAKRSFEQVFRQYGLPERIRSDNGPPFATTGVAGLSRLAIWWIRLGIRPERIERGKPQQNGRHERMHRTLKHALGKEPAADKAALQMQLDAFVEHYNQQRPHEALQQSMPAQHYSDSARPYPSKLPELQYPKHWERVRVSHNGLIYWRALRVYIGYLLAGQWIGMQEVAAGQWDVYLGPVRLGCFNEEDVRGPQKDYVSLKCYPCL